In the Thauera sedimentorum genome, one interval contains:
- a CDS encoding alpha-ketoacid dehydrogenase subunit beta — MTRITVMDAIDQALAEEMARDPAVLLMGEGVATKRRALVEAFGSARVRNTPLAEGIIAGTAVGAAATGLRPVVDLLFAPFLCYAMDELVNSAGKLRYLSGGQFDFPLVAIAMTGAGWGVGAQHNHNLEAWFAHAPGLKVAMPSTAADFKGMLKSAIRDPDPVLFFVDIALAYTDGEVPAGEHLVPLGRAARRREGRDVTLISYAKTVAVCEQAAELLAVQGISAEVLDLRCIKPLDEAAILASVRRTGRAVVVHEASRTCGVGAEVAALIGEHAWDALRAPVLRVTGPDAPAPASPPLEQAYVPQPAAVAAAAQRLMAGAETAACV, encoded by the coding sequence ATGACACGAATCACCGTAATGGACGCCATCGACCAGGCGCTGGCCGAGGAGATGGCGCGCGACCCCGCCGTGCTGCTGATGGGCGAGGGCGTGGCCACCAAGCGCCGCGCGCTGGTCGAAGCCTTCGGCAGCGCGCGGGTGCGCAACACCCCGCTGGCCGAAGGCATCATCGCCGGCACCGCGGTGGGTGCCGCGGCCACCGGCCTGCGACCGGTGGTGGACCTCTTGTTCGCCCCCTTCCTGTGCTACGCGATGGACGAGCTGGTGAACAGCGCCGGCAAGCTGCGCTACCTCTCCGGCGGGCAGTTCGACTTCCCGCTGGTGGCGATCGCCATGACCGGCGCCGGCTGGGGCGTGGGTGCGCAGCACAACCACAACCTGGAGGCCTGGTTCGCCCACGCCCCCGGGCTGAAGGTGGCGATGCCGTCCACCGCGGCGGACTTCAAGGGCATGCTCAAGAGCGCGATCCGCGACCCCGATCCGGTGCTGTTCTTCGTGGACATCGCCCTGGCCTACACCGACGGTGAAGTGCCCGCCGGCGAGCATCTGGTGCCGCTCGGCCGCGCCGCGCGGCGCCGCGAAGGGCGCGACGTGACGCTGATCTCCTACGCCAAGACGGTTGCGGTGTGCGAGCAGGCGGCCGAACTGCTGGCCGTGCAGGGCATTTCCGCCGAGGTGCTGGACCTGCGCTGCATCAAGCCGCTGGACGAGGCCGCCATCCTCGCCTCGGTGCGTCGCACCGGACGCGCGGTGGTGGTGCACGAGGCGAGCCGGACCTGCGGCGTGGGTGCGGAAGTGGCCGCGCTGATCGGCGAACACGCCTGGGACGCGCTGCGCGCCCCGGTGCTGCGCGTCACCGGCCCGGACGCCCCGGCGCCCGCCAGCCCGCCGCTGGAACAGGCTTACGTGCCGCAACCCGCGGCAGTGGCCGCCGCCGCACAGCGCCTGATGGCCGGCGCGGAGACGGCCGCCTGCGTGTAG
- a CDS encoding alanyl-tRNA editing protein — translation MTEAIFQRDAYAAECEATVVAVDDGKVVLDRTVFYPAGGGQPGDRGELELDDGRRLAVADTAKGEGGAVLHLLAEGEAPPATGARVRARIDWARRHRLMRHHTCLHLLCAVVGAPVTGGRMAEDKAHLDFDIEMDKLVAEDIETRLNALVAADTPVVVGEIDDAALDANPGLVKTMSVQPPRGQGTVRTIEIPGVDLQPCGGTHLRRTGEIGQVRVAKIRSEGKRNKRVTVVLD, via the coding sequence ATGACGGAAGCGATTTTTCAGCGCGACGCCTACGCGGCGGAGTGCGAGGCCACGGTGGTGGCGGTGGACGACGGCAAGGTGGTGCTGGACCGCACGGTGTTCTACCCGGCCGGTGGTGGCCAGCCCGGTGATCGCGGCGAACTGGAACTGGACGACGGCCGCCGCCTGGCGGTGGCCGATACCGCGAAAGGCGAGGGCGGCGCCGTGCTGCATCTGCTGGCCGAAGGCGAGGCGCCGCCTGCGACGGGTGCCCGGGTGCGCGCGCGCATCGACTGGGCGCGGCGCCATCGCCTGATGCGTCACCACACCTGTCTGCACCTGTTGTGCGCGGTGGTCGGTGCGCCGGTCACCGGCGGGCGCATGGCCGAGGACAAGGCGCATCTGGACTTCGACATCGAGATGGACAAGCTGGTGGCCGAGGACATCGAGACCCGCCTCAACGCCCTGGTTGCCGCCGATACCCCGGTGGTGGTGGGCGAGATCGACGACGCGGCGCTGGACGCCAACCCCGGGCTGGTCAAGACCATGTCGGTGCAGCCGCCGCGCGGCCAGGGCACGGTACGCACCATCGAGATTCCCGGCGTGGACCTGCAGCCCTGCGGCGGCACCCACCTGCGCCGCACCGGCGAGATCGGCCAGGTGCGGGTGGCGAAGATCCGCTCCGAGGGCAAGCGCAACAAGCGCGTGACCGTGGTGCTGGACTGA
- a CDS encoding EAL domain-containing protein, with translation MDDKVAYTEPAEDAVLGALISSEVTVGQIVRGSILECAPDLALHEAARRMSIARVSSILVVEDDVPVGIWTERDALAIDFDHPDSFNRPISDAMSAPVRAVTRDLSLQELAVRFRDEHMRHYLVVDEHGRRCGIVTQTDVVLNQGIEHYLKLRKLDSIVKGSLQPLPASALLGEAVRQMRNAAQDAVVVAYDDGSYGILTERDLTRLVAERAGNRSVGELASRPLITVSEDASLYHVRCMLSDRRVRHVGVLRRDGSLADLVSFADILSGMELVYVHELQHALRERDMALNASQRNLHLAEKVIESSLEGILITDEKARIISVNPAFTRLTGYRPEEVIGRNPSLLNSGRQSPEFYREMWAQLSAEGQWQGEIWNRRKSGELYPELLTITAIKDRDGKLTNYAAVFSDISQLKENEAHIRHLAYFDPLTGLPNRRLLEDRLQVALAHAHRNRNRAAVLFIDLDRFKRINDSLGHEVGDQLLMEIARRLCACLREDDTVARMGGDEFIAVLSDLTDPDDAAHTATRIIESLRRPVQVDGHDLTVTTSIGISIFPDDSRDPVALIKNADTAMYRAKDEGRNAFQLYQPAMNARSLEHLALESALHRALAREELVLHFQPLVHVDAGRTVAAEALLRWMHPDLGLVPPADFIPLAEETGLIVPIGEWVLRTACLQHARWREAGHGELRMLVNISARQFRDEGFTAMVARVIAETGMPAAQLTLELTETMLMDGSERIIGVLEGLRALGVRLALDDFGTGYSSLAYLKRFPIDELKIDRLFIRDIDRNPDDAAIAEAIIKLAHSLGLRVVAEGVESAEQLAILAEHGCDLAQGFHFSKPVEAAKFTLPR, from the coding sequence ATGGATGACAAAGTCGCTTACACCGAACCAGCCGAGGACGCCGTGCTCGGCGCTCTGATCTCTTCCGAGGTGACGGTGGGCCAGATCGTCCGCGGCAGCATCCTCGAGTGCGCACCGGACCTGGCCCTGCACGAAGCGGCCCGGCGCATGAGCATCGCGCGGGTCAGCTCCATCCTGGTGGTGGAGGACGACGTCCCGGTCGGCATCTGGACCGAACGCGACGCCCTGGCAATCGATTTCGACCACCCCGACAGCTTCAACCGCCCGATCAGCGACGCCATGAGCGCCCCGGTGCGCGCCGTCACCCGCGACCTCAGCCTGCAGGAACTGGCGGTCCGTTTCCGCGACGAGCACATGCGCCACTACCTGGTGGTCGATGAGCACGGGCGCCGCTGCGGCATCGTCACCCAGACCGACGTGGTGCTCAACCAGGGCATCGAGCATTACCTGAAGCTGCGCAAGCTCGACTCCATCGTCAAGGGCAGCCTGCAGCCCTTGCCCGCATCCGCCCTGCTCGGCGAAGCGGTGCGGCAGATGCGCAACGCCGCGCAGGACGCGGTGGTGGTGGCCTACGACGACGGCAGCTACGGCATCCTCACCGAGCGCGACCTGACCCGCCTGGTCGCCGAGCGCGCCGGCAACCGTTCGGTGGGCGAGCTGGCCAGCCGCCCGCTGATCACGGTGAGCGAGGACGCCAGCCTCTACCACGTGCGCTGCATGCTCAGCGACCGCCGGGTGCGCCACGTGGGCGTGCTGCGCCGCGACGGCAGCCTGGCCGACCTGGTCAGCTTCGCCGACATCCTCTCCGGCATGGAGCTGGTGTACGTGCATGAACTGCAGCACGCGCTGCGCGAGCGCGACATGGCGCTCAACGCCTCGCAGCGCAACCTGCACCTGGCCGAGAAGGTCATCGAAAGCTCGCTGGAAGGCATCCTGATCACCGACGAGAAGGCGCGCATCATCTCGGTCAATCCGGCCTTCACCCGGCTCACCGGCTATCGCCCGGAAGAGGTGATCGGACGCAATCCCTCGCTGCTCAACTCCGGCCGCCAGAGCCCCGAGTTCTACCGCGAGATGTGGGCCCAGCTGTCCGCCGAAGGCCAGTGGCAGGGCGAGATCTGGAACCGCCGCAAGAGCGGCGAGCTCTACCCCGAGCTGCTCACCATCACCGCCATCAAGGACCGCGACGGCAAGCTGACCAACTACGCCGCGGTGTTCAGCGACATCAGCCAGTTGAAGGAGAACGAGGCGCACATCCGCCACCTCGCCTACTTCGACCCGCTCACCGGCCTGCCCAACCGCCGCCTGCTGGAAGACCGCCTGCAGGTCGCGCTGGCCCACGCGCACCGCAACCGCAACCGCGCCGCGGTGCTGTTCATCGACCTCGACCGCTTCAAGCGCATCAACGACAGCCTCGGCCACGAGGTCGGCGACCAGCTGCTGATGGAGATCGCCCGCCGCCTGTGCGCCTGCCTGCGCGAGGACGACACCGTCGCGCGCATGGGCGGCGACGAGTTCATCGCGGTGCTCAGCGACCTCACCGACCCGGACGACGCCGCGCACACCGCCACCCGCATCATCGAATCGCTGCGCCGCCCGGTGCAGGTGGACGGGCACGACCTCACCGTCACCACCAGCATCGGCATCAGCATCTTCCCCGACGACAGCCGCGACCCGGTGGCGCTGATCAAGAACGCCGACACCGCCATGTACCGCGCCAAGGACGAAGGGCGCAACGCCTTCCAGCTCTACCAGCCGGCGATGAACGCCCGCTCGCTGGAACACCTGGCGCTGGAAAGCGCCCTGCACCGCGCCCTGGCGCGCGAGGAGCTGGTGCTGCACTTCCAGCCGCTGGTCCATGTCGATGCCGGGCGCACCGTGGCGGCCGAAGCGCTGCTGCGCTGGATGCATCCCGACCTCGGCCTGGTGCCGCCGGCCGACTTCATCCCGCTGGCCGAGGAAACCGGCCTGATCGTACCCATAGGCGAATGGGTGCTGCGCACCGCCTGCCTGCAGCACGCCCGCTGGCGCGAGGCCGGACACGGCGAACTGCGCATGCTGGTGAACATCTCCGCGCGCCAGTTCCGCGACGAGGGCTTCACCGCGATGGTCGCCCGGGTCATCGCCGAAACCGGCATGCCCGCCGCCCAGCTCACCCTGGAACTCACCGAGACCATGCTGATGGACGGCAGCGAGCGCATCATCGGCGTGCTCGAGGGCCTGCGCGCGCTGGGCGTGCGCCTGGCGCTGGACGACTTCGGCACCGGCTATTCCTCGCTCGCCTACCTCAAGCGCTTCCCGATCGACGAACTCAAGATCGACCGCCTGTTCATCCGCGACATCGACCGCAACCCGGACGACGCAGCCATCGCCGAAGCCATCATCAAGCTCGCCCACAGCCTCGGCCTGCGCGTGGTGGCCGAAGGCGTGGAGTCCGCCGAGCAGCTCGCCATCCTGGCCGAGCACGGCTGCGACCTGGCGCAAGGCTTCCACTTCAGCAAGCCGGTCGAAGCCGCCAAGTTCACCCTGCCCCGTTAA
- a CDS encoding HpcH/HpaI aldolase/citrate lyase family protein, producing the protein MNARQHPRNVLFSGEKPFPALPAVDHYAGSEKLMRKALALQNEMGPVFDITCDCEDGARTGAEAEHAQMVVEVVNGADNRHGRVGVRIHDITHPHWQADLDILIHGAGRRLAFVTLPKVRSAADAAAQIVELRRAEAAAGLGTHLPVHVLIETHGALREVWEIAALEGVESLDFGLMDFVSAHHGAIPGAAMKSPGQFEHPLVVRAKVEIAAAALGCGVVPSHNVTTELKDIAVIRGDAERARREFGYLRMWSIHPNQIQPIVEAMRPDFSEVEDATDILAAAQDADWGPIQHRGRLHDRASYRYYWELLQRARLTGMALSAEATQRFFAA; encoded by the coding sequence ATGAACGCCAGACAACACCCCCGCAACGTGCTCTTCTCCGGCGAGAAGCCTTTCCCCGCTCTGCCCGCGGTCGACCACTACGCCGGCTCCGAGAAACTGATGCGCAAGGCGCTTGCGCTGCAGAACGAGATGGGCCCGGTCTTCGACATCACCTGCGATTGCGAGGACGGCGCCCGCACCGGCGCCGAGGCCGAGCACGCGCAGATGGTGGTCGAGGTGGTCAACGGCGCCGACAACCGGCACGGCCGGGTCGGCGTGCGCATTCACGACATCACCCACCCGCACTGGCAGGCGGACCTGGACATTCTCATCCACGGCGCGGGCCGGCGCCTGGCCTTCGTCACCCTGCCCAAGGTCCGTTCGGCCGCCGACGCCGCGGCACAGATCGTCGAACTGCGCCGTGCCGAAGCCGCGGCCGGGCTCGGCACCCACCTGCCGGTTCATGTGCTCATCGAAACGCACGGGGCCTTGCGCGAAGTGTGGGAGATCGCCGCGCTGGAAGGCGTGGAGTCGCTCGACTTCGGCCTCATGGATTTCGTCTCCGCCCACCATGGCGCGATTCCCGGCGCGGCGATGAAGAGCCCGGGACAGTTCGAACACCCGCTGGTGGTGCGCGCCAAGGTGGAGATCGCCGCCGCCGCGCTGGGCTGCGGAGTGGTGCCCTCGCACAATGTCACCACCGAGCTGAAGGACATCGCCGTCATCCGCGGCGACGCCGAGCGTGCGCGGCGTGAGTTCGGCTACCTGCGCATGTGGAGCATCCACCCCAACCAGATCCAGCCCATCGTCGAAGCCATGCGCCCCGACTTCTCCGAAGTCGAGGACGCGACGGACATCCTCGCCGCCGCGCAGGACGCCGACTGGGGTCCCATCCAGCATCGCGGCCGCCTGCACGACCGCGCCTCCTACCGCTATTACTGGGAACTGCTGCAGCGCGCGCGCCTCACCGGCATGGCGCTGTCGGCCGAAGCCACACAGCGCTTCTTCGCTGCCTGA
- a CDS encoding malate dehydrogenase — protein sequence MSKAPVRVAVTGAAGQIGYSLLFRIASGEMLGKDQPVILQLLDLPQAQKAVKGVMMELEDCAFPLLAGMIATDDPNVAFKDAKVALLVGARPRGPGMERKDLLTENAKIFTVQGAAIGQYADPDCKVLVVGNPCNTNAYIAKEVAQKFGRVPAKNFTGMLRLDHNRALSQLATKAGREVSSLKNLVVWGNHSPTMYADYRFVTSNGDGVKDLINDAAWNKDVFLPTVGKRGAAIIEARGLSSAASAANAAIDHIRDWVLGSKGEWVTMGIPSDGSYGIPEGIIYGFPVTTENGEYKIVQGLEIDEFSRERMTVTLNELLEEREGVKDLLG from the coding sequence ATGAGCAAAGCCCCCGTCCGCGTTGCCGTGACCGGTGCCGCCGGCCAGATCGGCTACAGCCTGCTGTTCCGCATCGCCTCCGGTGAAATGCTGGGCAAGGACCAGCCCGTCATCCTGCAACTGCTCGATCTGCCCCAGGCCCAGAAGGCGGTCAAGGGCGTGATGATGGAACTGGAAGACTGCGCCTTCCCGCTGCTGGCCGGCATGATCGCCACCGACGACCCCAACGTGGCCTTCAAGGACGCCAAGGTTGCCCTGCTGGTCGGCGCCCGTCCGCGCGGCCCCGGCATGGAGCGCAAGGACCTGCTGACCGAAAACGCCAAGATCTTCACCGTGCAGGGCGCTGCCATCGGCCAGTACGCCGATCCGGACTGCAAGGTGCTGGTGGTCGGCAACCCCTGCAACACCAACGCCTACATCGCCAAGGAAGTGGCCCAGAAGTTCGGCCGCGTCCCGGCCAAGAACTTCACCGGCATGCTGCGCCTGGACCACAACCGCGCGCTGTCGCAGTTGGCCACCAAGGCCGGCCGTGAAGTCTCCAGCCTGAAGAACCTGGTGGTGTGGGGCAACCACTCCCCCACCATGTACGCCGACTACCGTTTCGTCACCTCCAACGGCGACGGCGTCAAGGACCTGATCAACGACGCTGCCTGGAACAAGGACGTCTTCCTGCCCACCGTCGGCAAGCGCGGCGCCGCGATCATCGAAGCGCGTGGCCTGTCGTCCGCCGCTTCCGCCGCCAACGCCGCCATCGACCACATCCGCGACTGGGTGCTGGGTTCCAAGGGCGAGTGGGTCACCATGGGCATCCCGTCCGACGGCTCCTACGGCATCCCGGAAGGCATCATCTACGGCTTCCCGGTGACCACCGAGAACGGCGAGTACAAGATCGTCCAGGGCCTGGAGATCGACGAGTTCTCGCGTGAGCGCATGACCGTCACCCTGAACGAACTGCTGGAAGAGCGCGAAGGCGTGAAGGATCTGCTGGGCTGA
- a CDS encoding GntR family transcriptional regulator → MTQESPTFSPLYRQIKTLILQALEAGEWLPGQVIPSEQELAARFNVSQGTVRKAIDEMAADNLLVRKQGKGTYVASHNDPRALFRFLRLVPMDGDLSHPQSLPLDCWRAKAGQEASRMLGIELGAPIIILRRLLKFGAKPVVIDEIYLPGEIFQGLSMEVLQGWSGSLYSLFETRFGLRMIRAQERIRAVGADRSTSDALKVPEGTPLLSVERVTYTYGDKPVEWRRGLYSTAEHYYLNELN, encoded by the coding sequence ATGACTCAGGAATCCCCCACCTTCAGCCCGCTGTACCGCCAGATCAAGACCCTGATCCTTCAGGCGCTTGAGGCGGGTGAATGGCTTCCTGGGCAAGTGATCCCCAGCGAACAGGAACTTGCTGCGCGTTTCAATGTTTCGCAGGGTACCGTGCGCAAGGCCATCGATGAAATGGCCGCCGACAACCTGCTGGTGCGCAAGCAGGGCAAGGGTACCTACGTCGCGTCGCACAACGACCCGCGCGCGCTGTTCCGCTTCCTGCGCCTGGTGCCGATGGACGGCGATCTGTCGCACCCGCAGAGTTTGCCTCTTGATTGCTGGCGTGCCAAGGCCGGTCAGGAGGCTTCGCGCATGCTCGGTATCGAACTGGGCGCGCCCATCATCATCCTGCGCCGTCTGCTCAAGTTCGGTGCGAAGCCGGTGGTGATCGACGAGATCTACCTGCCGGGCGAGATTTTCCAGGGTCTGTCGATGGAGGTGCTGCAGGGCTGGAGCGGTTCGCTCTACAGCCTCTTCGAGACCCGTTTCGGCCTGCGCATGATCCGTGCGCAGGAGCGTATCCGCGCGGTCGGGGCGGACCGTTCCACCAGCGATGCGCTGAAGGTGCCCGAGGGTACGCCGCTGCTGTCGGTGGAGCGGGTCACCTATACCTACGGGGATAAACCGGTGGAGTGGCGCCGAGGGCTGTATTCGACCGCGGAGCACTATTACCTGAACGAACTGAATTGA
- the sdhC gene encoding succinate dehydrogenase, cytochrome b556 subunit, with protein MSEVSVRKPRPKHLALNEIRLPLPGFVSILHRISGAGLFLLLPFLLYLFDLSLAQDSFATFSAVVGNPLVKLILFGLLWAYLHHFCAGIRFLLLDMHKGVDLQPARSSARLVLIVSLALTAVIGVALW; from the coding sequence ATGTCAGAAGTGAGTGTGCGCAAACCGAGGCCGAAGCACTTGGCCCTGAACGAGATCCGGCTGCCGTTGCCGGGTTTCGTGTCGATCCTTCACCGGATCAGTGGAGCGGGCCTGTTCCTGCTCCTGCCGTTCCTGCTGTACCTGTTCGATCTGAGTCTTGCTCAGGACAGCTTCGCCACCTTCAGCGCGGTGGTGGGCAATCCGCTGGTGAAGCTGATTCTGTTCGGTCTGCTGTGGGCCTACCTGCACCACTTCTGTGCCGGCATCCGCTTCCTGCTGCTCGACATGCACAAGGGCGTCGACCTGCAGCCGGCGCGCAGCTCCGCGCGTCTCGTTCTGATCGTGAGCCTCGCGCTCACCGCTGTCATCGGGGTGGCACTATGGTGA
- the sdhD gene encoding succinate dehydrogenase, hydrophobic membrane anchor protein, with protein sequence MVKHRIVVGAHYGLKDWIAQRATAVFMAVYTLIFAVCALTLPELSFEAWSGLFSGGLFKFLTFLFFLALFFHAWIGVRDIWMDYVKPVGVRLTLHVVTIFLLVGYAGWAAQILWRL encoded by the coding sequence ATGGTGAAGCATCGTATCGTCGTCGGGGCGCACTACGGTCTGAAGGACTGGATCGCCCAACGCGCCACGGCCGTGTTCATGGCCGTCTATACCCTCATCTTCGCGGTCTGTGCGCTGACCCTGCCGGAGCTGAGCTTCGAAGCCTGGTCCGGCCTGTTCTCCGGCGGCCTCTTCAAGTTCCTCACCTTCCTGTTCTTCCTGGCGCTGTTCTTCCACGCCTGGATCGGGGTGCGTGACATCTGGATGGACTACGTGAAGCCGGTCGGCGTGCGCCTGACCCTGCACGTGGTAACGATCTTCCTGCTCGTCGGCTACGCCGGCTGGGCTGCCCAGATTCTGTGGAGGCTGTAA